A stretch of the Streptomyces sp. NBC_01428 genome encodes the following:
- a CDS encoding sensor histidine kinase, translating to MARFLRPLLWGTTYTRLLHLWVPMLFVSVWLFIDVSKPWVPAVLIVPLGLVPAVRRGEGVQARYMLAPGRRGGEDPAFSVAPSAGPRDRWRTVLWLEARLLLGWSTCAATVWLPVLAFDLCRAAAGHRPSGDPVVSLLDPHWSCALLVPLPLLALYGAVVGLGELVTVLARGLLGPSPAERLAALEERTEQLLERNRIARELHDSIGHALTVAVVQAGAARAAKDPAFTDRALVAIEETGRAALEDLERVLGVLREAERPASGRPTLADADRLLESARASGATVDAEVSGPLGTVPGPVSREGYRILQESLTNVLRHAGSVPVRVRIEVRDGTLALEVRNPLPAGLSGPARGSGLRGMRERAALLGGRARTGPHGGDWQVHAELPVS from the coding sequence ATGGCCCGCTTTCTGCGCCCGCTGCTGTGGGGGACGACGTACACGCGCTTGCTGCACCTGTGGGTGCCGATGCTGTTCGTCAGCGTGTGGCTTTTCATCGACGTGTCGAAGCCCTGGGTGCCCGCGGTTCTGATCGTGCCGCTGGGCCTTGTCCCGGCCGTCCGGCGGGGCGAGGGCGTGCAGGCGCGGTACATGCTGGCGCCGGGCCGGCGGGGCGGCGAGGACCCGGCGTTCTCGGTGGCTCCCTCGGCCGGTCCGCGGGACCGGTGGCGGACGGTGCTGTGGCTGGAGGCGCGGCTCCTGCTGGGCTGGTCGACCTGCGCCGCCACCGTCTGGCTGCCCGTCCTCGCGTTCGACCTCTGCAGAGCGGCGGCCGGTCACCGGCCGTCCGGCGACCCCGTGGTGTCGCTGCTGGACCCGCACTGGAGCTGCGCCCTGCTGGTCCCGCTGCCCCTGCTCGCGCTGTACGGCGCGGTCGTCGGACTCGGTGAGCTGGTCACGGTCCTCGCGCGCGGACTCCTGGGGCCCTCCCCCGCCGAGCGCCTCGCCGCCCTGGAGGAGCGCACCGAGCAGCTCCTGGAGCGCAATCGCATCGCCCGCGAACTCCACGACTCCATCGGCCACGCCCTGACCGTCGCGGTCGTCCAGGCCGGCGCGGCCCGGGCGGCGAAGGACCCCGCGTTCACCGACCGGGCCCTGGTGGCCATCGAGGAGACGGGACGCGCGGCCCTGGAGGACCTGGAGCGGGTCCTCGGCGTGCTGCGCGAGGCGGAGCGTCCGGCGAGCGGTCGCCCGACGCTGGCCGACGCCGACCGGCTGCTGGAGTCGGCCCGGGCCTCGGGAGCGACGGTGGACGCCGAGGTGAGCGGCCCGCTGGGGACCGTGCCCGGTCCGGTGTCGAGGGAGGGCTACCGCATCCTCCAGGAGTCGCTCACGAACGTGCTGCGGCACGCGGGGAGTGTCCCGGTGCGGGTCCGTATAGAGGTGCGTGACGGCACGCTCGCCCTGGAGGTCCGCAACCCGCTGCCGGCCGGCCTGTCCGGGCCCGCGCGGGGCAGCGGCCTGCGGGGCATGCGCGAGCGGGCCGCGCTGCTGGGCGGCCGCGCGAGAACGGGCCCGCACGGGGGTGACTGGCAGGTGCACGCCGAGCTGCCGGTGAGTTGA
- a CDS encoding response regulator transcription factor has protein sequence MPVTVLLVDDEPLVRAGLRAVLEAESDIEVVGEAADGAAVIPLVRRLRPDVVAMDVRMPLLDGIEATRAVLRTVADPPKILVVTTFENDEYVYEALRAGADGFLLKRACPAEIVHAVRLVAEGESLLFPSSVRQLAAAYGDAAGNPAARAVMERAALTEREAQVLRLMAGGLSNAEIAARLVVGTETVKSHVSAVLAKLGARDRTQAVIAAYESGFVAPG, from the coding sequence ATGCCGGTCACCGTTCTCCTCGTCGACGACGAACCCCTCGTACGCGCGGGCCTGCGTGCCGTGCTGGAGGCGGAGTCCGACATCGAGGTCGTCGGTGAGGCGGCCGACGGTGCCGCGGTGATCCCGCTGGTCCGGCGGTTACGGCCCGACGTGGTCGCCATGGACGTCCGGATGCCGCTGCTCGACGGCATCGAGGCCACGCGCGCGGTGCTGCGGACCGTCGCCGATCCGCCGAAGATCCTCGTGGTGACGACGTTCGAGAACGACGAGTACGTCTACGAGGCGCTGCGCGCGGGCGCCGACGGGTTCCTCCTGAAGCGGGCGTGCCCGGCGGAGATCGTGCACGCCGTGCGGCTGGTCGCCGAGGGCGAGTCCCTGCTGTTCCCCTCCTCCGTGCGGCAGTTGGCGGCCGCCTACGGGGACGCCGCGGGGAATCCGGCGGCGCGGGCGGTCATGGAGCGGGCCGCGCTCACCGAGCGGGAGGCCCAGGTGCTGCGGCTGATGGCCGGAGGTCTGTCGAACGCGGAGATCGCCGCGCGGCTCGTCGTGGGCACGGAGACGGTCAAGTCCCACGTCAGCGCCGTACTGGCGAAGCTGGGCGCCCGGGACCGTACGCAGGCGGTCATCGCGGCGTACGAGTCGGGCTTCGTGGCACCGGGCTGA
- a CDS encoding GntR family transcriptional regulator, with protein sequence MGTTQLESVPEPKYWHLKTVLSEALDSEFTVGEILPNERDLAARFGVARATLRQALEQLELEGRLQRRRGVGTTVAPPRVGVAVGNEQHVWPGAAGDAWQAADCVVAAPPAPVAGFLEAAEGELVHTVRRSRVTHGQPVAAELLYVPASSVPDLSAIDAPSGAARARAVLRELQRLELEGQDRAVELGSARADDARELDRLPGAPVLVVTTRFFAGGRTAAVSVATYRADTCRLTFGVSGGVEIHHDPERRAS encoded by the coding sequence GTGGGGACCACGCAGTTGGAATCGGTGCCGGAACCGAAGTACTGGCATCTCAAGACCGTGCTCAGCGAGGCGCTGGACTCCGAGTTCACCGTGGGCGAGATCCTGCCCAACGAACGTGACCTCGCGGCCCGGTTCGGCGTCGCCCGGGCCACGCTGCGCCAGGCGCTCGAACAGCTCGAACTCGAAGGCCGACTGCAGCGCCGCCGGGGCGTGGGCACCACGGTCGCCCCGCCGCGCGTGGGCGTGGCCGTCGGCAACGAACAGCACGTGTGGCCGGGGGCGGCGGGGGACGCCTGGCAGGCCGCCGACTGTGTCGTCGCCGCACCGCCCGCGCCGGTGGCCGGCTTCCTGGAGGCCGCCGAGGGCGAGCTCGTGCACACGGTGCGCCGGTCCCGCGTGACGCACGGTCAGCCCGTCGCCGCCGAACTCCTCTACGTCCCGGCGTCCTCGGTGCCGGACCTGTCCGCCATCGACGCGCCCTCCGGTGCCGCCCGCGCGCGTGCGGTGCTGCGCGAACTGCAGCGTCTGGAGCTGGAGGGCCAGGACCGCGCCGTGGAGCTGGGCTCGGCCCGCGCGGACGACGCCCGCGAACTCGACCGCCTGCCCGGCGCGCCGGTCCTCGTCGTCACGACCCGCTTCTTCGCCGGCGGACGCACCGCGGCGGTCTCCGTGGCCACCTACCGTGCGGACACCTGCCGGCTCACCTTCGGCGTCTCCGGCGGCGTGGAGATCCACCACGACCCGGAACGCCGCGCCTCCTGA
- the sigJ gene encoding RNA polymerase sigma factor SigJ, protein MATDIATDVFEEHRPVLTGVAYRMLGRVADAEDVVQEAWLRWSAADRSDVREPRGYLVRVTTRLAIDRLRQIQSRHEAYVGPWLPEPYVTDFAATVEDSAERAVLADTVSLAVLVVLESLSPLERAVFVLREAFGYPYADIAAVLDRGEPAVRQLAGRARKHVEERRPRYEVDPAERRDLTERFLAAAVEGDLEGLMSLLAPDARLIGDSGGLSKAPLRVLDTADKISRFIVGAGRKGVPDLSFRFLELNGGVAAIALSAGKPDTVFQLDVADGRIRCVYVIRNPEKLVSLPGGQPAASPAPSARDTGSASPSA, encoded by the coding sequence GTGGCAACCGACATCGCGACCGACGTGTTCGAAGAGCACCGGCCCGTCCTGACCGGCGTGGCGTACCGCATGCTCGGGCGGGTGGCCGACGCCGAGGACGTGGTCCAGGAGGCCTGGCTGCGCTGGTCCGCCGCCGACCGGTCCGACGTGCGCGAACCACGTGGCTACCTCGTCCGCGTCACCACCCGCCTCGCCATCGACCGGCTCCGCCAGATCCAGTCGCGCCACGAGGCCTACGTCGGACCGTGGCTCCCCGAGCCGTACGTCACCGACTTCGCGGCCACCGTGGAGGACAGCGCCGAACGCGCCGTCCTCGCCGACACCGTCTCGCTGGCCGTCCTCGTCGTCCTGGAGTCCCTCTCGCCCCTGGAACGCGCGGTGTTCGTCCTCCGGGAGGCGTTCGGTTACCCCTACGCCGACATCGCGGCCGTCCTCGACCGCGGTGAACCGGCGGTGCGCCAACTCGCCGGGCGGGCCCGCAAGCACGTCGAGGAGCGTCGGCCGCGCTACGAGGTCGACCCGGCCGAACGCAGGGATCTCACCGAACGGTTCCTCGCGGCGGCCGTGGAAGGCGACCTGGAGGGCCTGATGTCCCTGCTGGCGCCGGACGCGCGTCTGATCGGCGACAGCGGAGGCCTCTCCAAGGCGCCGCTGCGCGTGCTCGACACCGCCGACAAGATCAGCCGGTTCATCGTCGGCGCCGGCCGCAAGGGTGTGCCCGACCTCTCGTTCCGCTTCCTCGAACTCAACGGCGGTGTCGCGGCGATCGCGCTGTCCGCCGGGAAACCGGACACCGTCTTCCAACTGGACGTCGCCGACGGGCGCATCAGGTGCGTCTACGTCATCCGCAACCCGGAGAAACTCGTGTCGCTCCCCGGCGGACAGCCCGCCGCGAGCCCGGCCCCGTCCGCCCGCGACACCGGTTCCGCATCGCCCTCCGCTTGA
- a CDS encoding alpha/beta fold hydrolase has protein sequence MSDTVSFSVPSPHGPRTVTLSYARVGTGEPLLLLHGIGHHRQAWDPVIPLIAAERDVIAVDLPGFGASPALPDGLTHDLSTVVPVLGALCEALGIERPHVAGNSLGGLLALELGREKLVRSVTTFSPAGFWSPVERRYAFGVLLAMRQAARRMPLPVIERLSRSAAGRTVLTSSIYAHPARRSPEAVVAETLALAHAEAFTETLRAGTTVQFTDDIPALPVTVAWGTRDRLLVRRQGVRAKQIIPRARLVRLPGCGHVPMNDDPALVARVLLDGSR, from the coding sequence ATGTCCGACACGGTCTCCTTCAGCGTCCCCTCCCCGCACGGCCCGAGGACGGTCACGCTGTCCTACGCGCGCGTGGGCACCGGTGAACCGCTGCTCCTGCTGCACGGGATCGGACACCACCGGCAGGCCTGGGACCCGGTCATTCCGCTGATCGCGGCCGAACGGGACGTCATCGCCGTCGACCTTCCCGGTTTCGGCGCGTCCCCGGCACTTCCCGACGGGCTCACGCACGACCTGTCGACGGTGGTGCCGGTGCTCGGCGCACTGTGTGAGGCACTGGGGATCGAGCGCCCGCACGTCGCCGGCAACTCGCTGGGCGGGCTGCTGGCCCTGGAACTGGGCCGCGAGAAACTCGTACGGTCTGTCACGACCTTCTCGCCGGCAGGCTTCTGGTCGCCGGTCGAGCGGAGGTACGCGTTCGGAGTGCTGCTCGCCATGCGCCAGGCGGCACGGCGCATGCCCCTTCCGGTCATCGAGCGACTCTCCCGTTCGGCCGCCGGACGGACGGTGCTGACCAGCAGCATCTACGCCCACCCCGCCCGCCGTTCACCCGAGGCGGTCGTCGCCGAGACCCTCGCGCTGGCCCATGCGGAGGCGTTCACCGAGACCCTGCGGGCGGGGACGACCGTCCAGTTCACCGACGACATCCCCGCGCTGCCCGTCACCGTGGCCTGGGGCACCCGTGACCGGCTGCTGGTGCGCCGCCAGGGTGTCCGGGCCAAGCAGATCATTCCGCGCGCGCGGCTGGTGCGGCTGCCCGGCTGCGGCCACGTCCCCATGAACGACGACCCGGCGCTCGTCGCCCGCGTCCTGCTCGACGGCAGCCGCTGA
- the pdxR gene encoding MocR-like pyridoxine biosynthesis transcription factor PdxR, producing the protein MTSSGTNHGGPPEPAPSGAAPWAAAWELLLPAAAAPARARGRALQEALREAVRSGRLAPDTRLPSSRELAGDLGVSRGLVTEAYEQLGSEGYLRSGRGAGTWVGGAARAVAPRARDHSPRPTGVRADFVAGTPDLSLFPRAAWAAAHRGVLAELSHEALGYPDPRGLPALRTALAALLGRRRGVVADPDRVVVVSGVAQAMTLLGFVLHARGGRRVGVENPGSPEHGALFASAGLDTVPLPLDGEGLAVDPLRISGVRAVVTTPAHQFPTGIAYSARRRAELLDWARQVDGLVIEDDYDGDFRYDRAPVGALQGLDPEHVAYTGSVSKSLAPGLRLGWLLVPASHVEEVVERKRTMDLGNPVLDQALLARFVERGDYDRQLRRCQRAYRERRDALVTALDEHFPGTRVSGIAAGLHAVAALPDRYGPQERFLERAATAGVVVRPAAHYGEAVRDGVRLVLGYAHLPPARIRDGVRLMAEAQGDAGGGGTER; encoded by the coding sequence ATGACGTCATCGGGGACCAATCACGGCGGGCCGCCGGAACCCGCTCCGTCCGGTGCGGCACCGTGGGCGGCGGCCTGGGAGCTGCTCCTGCCCGCCGCGGCCGCACCGGCACGCGCGCGGGGACGCGCGCTCCAGGAAGCGCTGCGCGAGGCCGTCCGCTCCGGGCGGCTCGCCCCGGACACCCGGCTGCCGTCCAGCCGTGAACTGGCCGGTGACCTCGGGGTGTCCCGGGGCCTGGTCACGGAGGCGTACGAGCAGCTGGGCTCGGAGGGGTATCTGCGGAGCGGCCGGGGAGCGGGCACCTGGGTCGGCGGCGCGGCGCGGGCGGTCGCCCCGCGCGCGCGGGACCACTCCCCGCGGCCGACGGGCGTGCGGGCCGACTTCGTGGCGGGCACGCCCGACCTGTCGCTCTTCCCGCGTGCCGCGTGGGCCGCCGCGCACCGCGGTGTGCTGGCCGAACTGTCCCACGAGGCACTGGGATATCCGGATCCGCGTGGCCTGCCCGCGCTGCGGACCGCTCTCGCCGCGCTGCTCGGCCGCCGCCGGGGCGTGGTCGCCGATCCCGACCGCGTCGTCGTGGTCTCCGGCGTGGCGCAGGCGATGACGCTGCTCGGATTCGTCCTGCACGCGCGCGGGGGACGTCGTGTCGGCGTCGAGAACCCCGGAAGTCCGGAGCACGGAGCACTGTTCGCCTCGGCCGGCCTCGACACCGTACCGCTGCCCCTGGACGGCGAGGGGCTCGCCGTGGATCCGCTCCGGATCTCGGGGGTACGCGCCGTGGTGACGACGCCGGCGCATCAGTTCCCCACCGGCATCGCGTACTCGGCGCGGCGCCGCGCCGAACTCCTCGACTGGGCCCGCCAGGTGGACGGGCTGGTGATCGAGGACGACTACGACGGCGACTTCCGCTACGACCGCGCCCCGGTGGGCGCGCTCCAGGGACTCGACCCCGAGCACGTCGCGTACACCGGTTCGGTCAGCAAGTCGCTCGCTCCGGGGCTGCGGCTCGGCTGGCTGCTGGTCCCCGCGTCCCACGTGGAGGAGGTCGTCGAGCGGAAACGGACCATGGACCTCGGCAACCCCGTCCTCGACCAGGCGCTCCTGGCCCGGTTCGTCGAGCGGGGCGACTACGACCGGCAGCTGCGCCGCTGCCAACGCGCCTACCGGGAACGGCGGGACGCGCTGGTGACGGCCTTGGACGAGCACTTCCCCGGAACGCGGGTGTCCGGCATCGCGGCGGGCCTGCACGCCGTCGCCGCGCTCCCGGACCGGTACGGACCACAGGAACGTTTCCTGGAGCGGGCGGCGACGGCGGGCGTGGTGGTCCGCCCGGCGGCCCACTACGGAGAGGCCGTCCGCGACGGTGTGCGACTGGTCCTGGGGTACGCGCATCTGCCGCCCGCGCGGATACGCGACGGCGTCCGTCTGATGGCCGAGGCCCAGGGCGACGCGGGTGGCGGTGGGACGGAGCGGTGA
- a CDS encoding ABC transporter permease subunit, translated as MGLTEPDATPARRPGGFAPALRAEWIKIRTLRPLVLALLAVLLTTVAFSALAGLDDSRGPDFDPLFSALFGVSFGQIAAITFGTQAMAAEYRDGALRLSLAAVPDRGRWYRAKAVAIATPVLVVGLVTGVTGLLVGTSVLGARADGLGLAEKVRAVVGCALYLTLMALLAAGLTAVLRSGVATLSMLIPFLLIVSFVVGGASGSVAGLLPDKAGQLVLHRTQDGTLGPWTGLGVTALWTAAALGAGARSVRRRDA; from the coding sequence ATGGGCCTGACCGAACCGGACGCCACCCCCGCGCGCCGTCCCGGGGGCTTCGCGCCCGCCCTCCGCGCCGAGTGGATCAAGATCCGCACCCTGCGTCCGCTCGTCCTCGCCCTGCTCGCCGTCCTCCTCACCACCGTGGCCTTCTCCGCGCTCGCCGGACTCGACGACTCCAGGGGCCCGGACTTCGACCCGCTGTTCTCGGCTCTCTTCGGAGTGAGCTTCGGACAGATCGCCGCCATCACCTTCGGCACGCAGGCGATGGCGGCCGAATACCGGGACGGAGCACTGCGGTTGTCGCTGGCTGCGGTTCCCGACCGAGGGCGCTGGTATCGCGCGAAAGCGGTGGCGATCGCCACCCCCGTCCTCGTCGTCGGCCTGGTCACCGGAGTCACCGGACTGCTCGTGGGGACGTCCGTGCTCGGTGCCCGGGCGGACGGCCTCGGTCTTGCGGAGAAGGTCCGCGCGGTCGTCGGCTGCGCGCTCTACCTGACCCTGATGGCGCTGCTCGCGGCGGGCCTGACGGCCGTACTGCGCAGCGGAGTCGCCACGTTGAGCATGCTGATCCCGTTCCTGCTGATCGTGTCCTTCGTCGTCGGCGGAGCGTCGGGAAGCGTGGCGGGCCTCCTCCCGGACAAGGCCGGCCAACTGGTCCTGCACCGGACGCAGGACGGCACGCTCGGTCCCTGGACCGGTCTCGGGGTGACCGCTCTGTGGACCGCCGCCGCGCTCGGCGCCGGAGCCCGGAGCGTCCGGCGCCGGGACGCCTGA
- a CDS encoding alkaline phosphatase D family protein, which yields MSHRPLSSLPARRSVLRGSLAASAALALPTALGSAPAFARSGRPRAGWGVQAGDVTADSGLVWVRSDRPARMIVETSATESFRSPHRWHGPLLGPDTDFTGTTRLRGLPSGEQIHYRVLLADPDDPRRTGEPVAGTFRTTPRGRRGGVRFLWSGDLAGQGWGINPDIGGYRIYDAMARLDPDFFLCSGDNIYADGPLTATAALPDGSTWRNITTEEKSKVAESLAEFRGNFRYNLLDDNLRRFNAQVPSIVQWDDHEVRNNWYPGEVIASTDTRYTEKSVDVLAGRARRAFSEYFPVSTLPPGRRDGRVYRVMRHGPLLDVFVLDMRTYRNANSPDDQTTDPQGILGAEQLEWLKRELSRSRAVWKVIAADMPIGLVVPDTTEGKPNIEAVAQGDPGLPLGRELQIAELLRFVKHMRITGTVWLTADVHHTSAQHYQPSRAAFTDFEPFWEFVSGPLNAGAFPASALDGTFGPERVFVKAPTASNVSPAGGYQFFGEVDIDGGSGELTVRLREQDGTALFTQRLQPGRVGQ from the coding sequence ATGTCGCACCGCCCGCTCAGTTCCCTTCCCGCCCGACGCAGCGTGCTGCGCGGCTCGCTCGCCGCGTCGGCGGCCCTGGCTCTGCCCACCGCCCTCGGCTCGGCACCGGCCTTCGCCCGGTCGGGCCGGCCGAGAGCGGGCTGGGGTGTCCAGGCCGGTGACGTGACCGCCGACTCCGGGCTCGTCTGGGTCCGCTCCGACCGGCCGGCCCGGATGATCGTCGAGACCTCGGCCACCGAGTCGTTCCGCAGCCCGCACCGTTGGCACGGGCCGTTGCTCGGGCCGGACACGGACTTCACCGGGACCACGCGGCTGCGGGGACTGCCCTCCGGCGAGCAGATCCACTACCGCGTCCTGCTCGCCGACCCCGACGACCCGCGACGCACCGGCGAACCGGTGGCCGGAACGTTCCGTACCACCCCGCGCGGCCGGCGCGGCGGGGTCCGCTTCCTGTGGTCGGGGGACCTGGCGGGGCAGGGCTGGGGCATCAACCCCGACATCGGCGGCTACCGCATCTACGACGCGATGGCCCGACTTGACCCGGACTTCTTCCTCTGCAGCGGCGACAACATCTACGCGGACGGCCCCCTCACCGCCACGGCCGCGCTCCCCGACGGCAGCACCTGGCGGAACATCACGACCGAGGAGAAGTCCAAGGTCGCGGAGTCGCTGGCGGAGTTCCGCGGCAACTTCCGCTACAACCTGCTGGATGACAACCTCCGGCGATTCAACGCCCAGGTGCCGTCGATCGTCCAGTGGGACGACCACGAGGTGCGCAACAACTGGTACCCGGGAGAGGTGATCGCGAGCACCGACACGCGGTACACCGAGAAGAGCGTCGACGTGCTGGCCGGCCGGGCGCGTCGGGCGTTCAGCGAGTACTTCCCCGTCTCGACGCTGCCGCCGGGCCGCCGTGACGGCCGCGTGTACCGGGTCATGCGGCACGGCCCGCTGCTGGACGTGTTCGTGCTCGACATGCGTACCTACCGCAACGCGAACTCGCCCGACGACCAGACCACGGACCCGCAGGGCATCCTCGGCGCCGAACAGCTGGAGTGGCTGAAGCGCGAACTGTCCCGTTCCCGCGCGGTGTGGAAGGTGATCGCCGCGGACATGCCGATCGGTCTCGTCGTGCCCGACACCACGGAGGGGAAGCCGAACATCGAGGCCGTGGCGCAGGGCGACCCGGGCCTGCCGCTGGGGCGTGAACTGCAGATCGCGGAACTGCTGCGGTTCGTCAAGCACATGCGGATCACGGGCACGGTCTGGCTGACCGCCGACGTGCACCACACCTCCGCCCAGCACTACCAGCCCTCACGGGCCGCGTTCACCGACTTCGAGCCGTTCTGGGAGTTCGTCTCCGGCCCGCTCAACGCCGGCGCCTTCCCGGCGAGCGCCCTGGACGGCACGTTCGGACCGGAGCGGGTGTTCGTGAAGGCGCCGACCGCCTCGAACGTCTCGCCCGCCGGCGGCTACCAGTTCTTCGGCGAGGTGGACATCGACGGCGGAAGCGGTGAGCTGACGGTGAGGTTGCGCGAGCAGGACGGGACCGCGCTGTTCACGCAGCGACTCCAGCCGGGTCGCGTGGGGCAGTAG
- a CDS encoding ABC transporter ATP-binding protein, whose translation MTSIDVHELTKEYGGRRAVDHLTFSVLPGRVTGFLGPNGAGKSTTMRLVLGLDRPTSGTATVGGRVYASLDEPLRQVGALLDAGAAHGSRTARDHLRALAATNRIPERRVDDVLEEAGIASVARRRVRTYSLGMRQRLGIAAALLGDPPVVLLDEPSNGLDPEGIIWIRELLRRLAGEGRTVLVSSHLMNETASFADQLVVLGRGRLLAHLPMREFIHARVRPRVRVRSTDAAALGDLLARHGIEAAEGEDGLWTALDVRVDDIGHLASASGLPILELAAQEGTLEQAYLDLTAAETEFGTTPTQHQEA comes from the coding sequence ATGACCAGCATCGACGTCCACGAACTGACCAAGGAGTACGGCGGCAGGCGCGCCGTGGACCATCTGACCTTCAGCGTCCTCCCGGGGCGTGTCACCGGATTCCTCGGCCCCAACGGCGCCGGGAAGTCCACCACCATGCGGCTCGTGCTGGGCCTGGACCGGCCGACCTCCGGCACCGCCACCGTCGGCGGCCGCGTCTACGCGTCCCTCGACGAACCGCTCCGGCAGGTGGGCGCCCTGCTCGACGCAGGGGCCGCGCACGGATCGCGGACCGCCCGGGACCACCTGCGGGCGCTCGCCGCCACCAACCGCATCCCCGAACGCCGGGTGGACGACGTGCTGGAGGAGGCCGGGATCGCGTCCGTCGCCCGGCGCCGGGTGAGGACGTACTCCCTGGGGATGCGTCAGCGTCTGGGCATCGCGGCGGCGCTCCTCGGTGACCCGCCGGTGGTACTCCTCGACGAGCCGTCGAACGGTCTCGACCCGGAAGGGATCATCTGGATCCGGGAGTTGCTGCGCCGCCTGGCCGGGGAGGGGCGCACCGTCCTCGTCTCCAGCCACCTCATGAACGAGACCGCCTCCTTCGCCGACCAGTTGGTCGTCCTCGGCCGGGGACGGCTCCTCGCCCACCTGCCCATGCGGGAGTTCATCCACGCGCGCGTGCGGCCCCGGGTGCGCGTGCGCAGCACGGACGCCGCCGCCCTCGGAGACCTGCTCGCCCGGCACGGCATCGAGGCCGCCGAGGGCGAGGACGGGCTGTGGACCGCCCTGGACGTGCGGGTGGACGACATCGGACACCTCGCCTCGGCCTCCGGCCTCCCGATCCTGGAACTCGCCGCGCAGGAAGGCACCCTGGAACAGGCCTACCTCGATCTGACCGCCGCCGAGACCGAGTTCGGCACCACTCCGACGCAGCACCAGGAGGCCTGA
- a CDS encoding ROK family protein yields the protein MGQLTGGDPSLLRRINSAVVLHALRATDCATLTEVTRVTGLSRPTVEGVVEGLIENGLVVEQAAEEGATRRQGRPARRYRFRAEAGHLLGLEIGPHRVAALLADLDGRVMGAMAKDVDETASADERLERLRIAVAELLRRAGVARSSLRAVGVGSPGIVEADGTVRLGTALPEWTGLPLGERLSRSFKCPVLVENDANAAAVAEHWKGVATETDDVVFVLAGLSPGAGSLIGGRLHRGYGGAAGEIGALHLLGRDVTPETLLSTTDEPLHPLDEQAVAKVFALAKDGDQRARAAMERFIQRLVHDVAALALALDPELVVIGGWAAGLDGVLEPLRRELARYCLRPPKVALSLLGEAAVATGALRLALDHVEEQLFAVEGTVTARR from the coding sequence TTGGGGCAGTTGACCGGCGGGGATCCCTCTCTGCTGCGACGGATCAATTCCGCGGTGGTGCTGCACGCCCTGCGTGCCACGGACTGCGCGACCCTCACCGAGGTCACCCGGGTGACGGGGCTGTCGCGGCCCACGGTCGAGGGCGTCGTCGAGGGACTCATCGAGAACGGACTCGTCGTCGAGCAGGCGGCCGAGGAAGGTGCCACGCGCCGTCAGGGGCGCCCGGCGCGTCGGTACCGGTTCCGGGCCGAGGCGGGGCACCTGCTGGGCCTGGAGATCGGCCCGCACCGTGTCGCCGCGCTCCTCGCGGACCTGGACGGCCGTGTCATGGGCGCGATGGCCAAGGACGTGGACGAGACGGCGTCCGCCGACGAGCGGCTGGAACGGCTGCGGATCGCGGTCGCCGAGCTGCTGCGCCGGGCCGGTGTGGCCCGCAGTTCCCTGCGGGCGGTGGGGGTGGGCAGCCCCGGCATCGTGGAGGCCGACGGCACCGTGCGGCTCGGCACCGCGCTGCCGGAGTGGACGGGCCTGCCGCTGGGCGAACGGCTGAGCCGTTCCTTCAAATGCCCGGTACTGGTGGAGAACGACGCCAACGCGGCGGCGGTGGCCGAGCACTGGAAGGGTGTGGCGACCGAGACCGACGACGTCGTGTTCGTCCTCGCGGGGCTGAGCCCGGGCGCCGGCTCGCTGATCGGCGGGCGGCTGCACCGGGGGTACGGCGGGGCGGCCGGTGAGATCGGCGCGCTGCATCTGCTGGGCCGCGACGTCACGCCCGAGACCCTGCTGTCGACGACGGACGAGCCGCTGCACCCGCTCGACGAGCAGGCGGTCGCCAAGGTCTTCGCGCTGGCCAAGGACGGCGACCAGCGGGCACGCGCCGCGATGGAACGGTTCATCCAGCGGCTCGTGCACGACGTGGCCGCGCTCGCCCTCGCCCTCGACCCGGAGCTGGTCGTCATCGGCGGCTGGGCGGCGGGCCTGGACGGCGTACTGGAGCCGCTGCGGCGCGAGTTGGCGCGCTACTGTCTGCGCCCGCCCAAGGTCGCCCTCTCCCTGCTGGGCGAGGCGGCCGTCGCGACCGGCGCCCTGCGCCTGGCCCTGGACCACGTCGAGGAGCAGCTCTTCGCCGTGGAGGGAACGGTGACGGCCCGCCGCTGA